One Verrucomicrobiota bacterium genomic window, GCCGAGCTCCCCGACGGTGCCACCTGCTGGCTCCCCACCGACGCCATCGGCACCTACTGAGCCGACAGGAACGAAGCCCGTCCAGCCGTAACTGCTTGGACATCCGGCGCGATCGCGTCTCGAATTCGCCTTGCGCAAGGCGACAGCCAGGGAAGGCCAACGGGCCAATAGCAGGCCATGTCGTTACAGGAACATGGCTTCGCGGGTGGGGTTTGGGCCGAGTCGCTCGATCGCCTCGGTCAGGCTGGCGACAACCTGGCCCACGCGGTTACCCTCGGAGGCTGCAATCCACGATAACTTGATGCGCTCGGTGTCGAGGCCGAGCGTTTCGAACATGCTCTGGAGCAGGGCGAACCGCCGCCGCGTGCGGTAGTTGCCGGTAACATAGTGGCAGTCGCCCGGGTGGCACCCGCCGACAAGCACGGCATCGGCTCCGCCGAGAAAGGCGGTCACCACCATGTGCGGATCGACACGGCTCGAGCACATGACCCGGATGATTCTGAGCGTCGGCGGGTAGTGTCTGCGGCTCACACCGGCGAGGTCGGCGGCCGTGTACGAACACCAGTTGCAGAAAAAGCCCACGATGTTGGGAACATATCTGCCGCTCACGACTCGATCCTTTCTACGCCAAGATGGCTCAGCTCATCAGCCTCGTACTTCTTCAACGGCAGATCCTCGTCCAGGTCCTTGCCGGGCACGTAGGCAAACACACCTGCGGCTGATCGGCCGGCCATGCTAAAGAGCGTCGCCACGGGAATACCGACGGGGCAGACGTCGGAACACATGCCGCAGCCGACGCAGGAAATAACCATATGTGTCATTCGTCCGAGGTGGAAGGCGATCGTGCCGGGCGGCACGCGCGTGGCCTTGCGGTGGCTCAGTTGTGCCTCGTATTTGCTGGGTGTGGGGTCCTCGACGGCGGACTCGAAGTAACACAGCTCGCAGTAGCAGATCGGGCAGACGTTGCTGCAGCCCCGGCACGAGAGGCACCGGCCGAAGACGCTGACCAGCCCGTCGAGGCCGAGCGCGGCCGTCTCCGGTGCGGCGTAGAGTTTGCTCGCCTCCTCGGCTCGCTTCGCGCGCAATGTGTCGAGCGCGACGGACTCGAGCTTCGCTTCCGTGCGATTACCCTCGAAGCCCTCGAGCACTTCCGCACCGCGGTCGCTGTTGATGAGAAACGTGCTCGTCCCATCGCCTGCCGGGGTGCCGACGAGAGCAACGGTCAGGTCGGCGTTGTACGGCACGAAGTGCTCGCACGCCCGGCAGGTGGGCCGGATGCCGTCAGCAACCTCGCCCTTGGCAAGTGCGTCGCGGTACGGCAACAGCCTCTCGTCGATACCGCCGTCGTTGCGGAGGGCCAGCGGGAAAACGCCGCCGCAGGTGAAGCTGATTAGCAGGAGGTTGTCCAAGTTGGCCTGGTTCAGCTTCCTCAGCTCGACGAGCGCCCGGAGCTCGCACGGTTTGAGCACGGCGGCGATCGGCTCGGGGGACGGGGCAAGCTCGGTCAACTCGGCAAGCAGCTTGCCGGCATTCGCCGGCATCATGGGCAGAAGGGGCGATGCTGATTCGAGTTCGCTGGCGTCGGTGAT contains:
- a CDS encoding hydrogenase iron-sulfur subunit gives rise to the protein MSGRYVPNIVGFFCNWCSYTAADLAGVSRRHYPPTLRIIRVMCSSRVDPHMVVTAFLGGADAVLVGGCHPGDCHYVTGNYRTRRRFALLQSMFETLGLDTERIKLSWIAASEGNRVGQVVASLTEAIERLGPNPTREAMFL
- a CDS encoding Coenzyme F420 hydrogenase/dehydrogenase, beta subunit C-terminal domain, with amino-acid sequence MSDALTIAKSPEEALRAFLQFLLREKKVGAVLTLDRIGKSAVPAYSLITDASELESASPLLPMMPANAGKLLAELTELAPSPEPIAAVLKPCELRALVELRKLNQANLDNLLLISFTCGGVFPLALRNDGGIDERLLPYRDALAKGEVADGIRPTCRACEHFVPYNADLTVALVGTPAGDGTSTFLINSDRGAEVLEGFEGNRTEAKLESVALDTLRAKRAEEASKLYAAPETAALGLDGLVSVFGRCLSCRGCSNVCPICYCELCYFESAVEDPTPSKYEAQLSHRKATRVPPGTIAFHLGRMTHMVISCVGCGMCSDVCPVGIPVATLFSMAGRSAAGVFAYVPGKDLDEDLPLKKYEADELSHLGVERIES